Genomic DNA from Candidatus Sphingomonas phytovorans:
CCCGGAAGACGCGCTCGGCGTCATCGGGACGATAGGTGCCGGCCTGACCATCGCCTGGCAGACGGGCCGGGCCGACAGCTGGATCACCGAGCTTGACCGGGAATCCAGGCAGGCCAGGACTGACCGCGACAGGATCTCCGCCTTCTTCGACGAGATTTCGCACCGGGTGGCGAACGACCTGGCAATGCTGGTTTCACTTGCCTCGATACGGTCGCGGGAGGCGATCGAACCTGAAACGCGCGCTGCCCTTGGCGACCTGTCGAGCCGGATGATCGTGCTCGGGCGGGTGTATCGCCGCCTGCGCGTGCGCGCCGTGGACAGGCAGGAAATGAATGCGCGGGGGTTTCTCGAGGAACTTTGCGCTGAATTGCAGCAGGCCACTCTCGGCCTGAGACCGATAGCCCTTCGACTCGAAATCGATCCGATCACGTTGCCGCTCGGCCAGATGGTCATCGTCGGGCTGATCGTGAACGAACTGATGACGAACGTGTACAAGCACGCCTTTCCCGATGACCGGCATGGCGAGATATGCGTCGCGCTGCGACGGCACAAGTTCAGGCCCGGCATGCTCGAACTGCTCGTGACGGACAATGGTGTGGGCTTCGTCCAGCATAGCCGCGATCAAGCCCAATTGGGCAAGCGGTTGCTGGCGTCCCTCGCAGCCCAGATCCGGGGCGACCTGTCCTATGCCCGGATGAACGGCCTGACGATGGCCAGACTCGATTTCCCGATGCACGGTGCGTCACCCGGCCCCGATGACAAGGTTCCCGACGACCCGATCCATGCCGATCGCCCGGCGCATGACGGGGAACTCGGCGTCCCACCCAGCCTCCATAGGGTCCAGGCCTCAACCACCTGACGCCGTCAGCGCGGGATTGCTCTCTCCCGCCGCCCTCCCGACGTCCGGCCCCGTGCACGGATGGCACGCGCCCCCTCGTCGAGTGCTCCTTCGCACGCAAGATCGGCGACGCCCGCGCTCGAAAGAGAATCCAGCGACGCACTCGCCAGCAAGAAGTTTAACCGCTCAAACTTCAAGGTAAATCCAATTTCACCCCAACGAATTTTACGGGGGCAATTACACGAACGACGAAATGTCACCATGATATGATCGGTGATATTTGGCAAATTTACTTGAAAAGGAATCGAGGTCTTTCTTGGCGTCCCGGGAATCATACCGGGACGAGGAGATTGATCATGAGGAATACCACTGCAACCGCACTGGCGCTGCTCTCCGCGCTCGTGACGGCATCCCCGGCGCTCGCCCAATCATCGGGCTCGGCCAATATCGGTGGAGCGATCGGTGTAGGCCTTGGCGGCTTTTCGGACGGCTCCGTCAACACGGCATCCGTCAGCGGAACGTCGGCGAATTCTCTCAACGGCTCGATAAACAACGAGCTGTCGGGATCCTCCGGTAGCGGCTTCGCAGGAACGATGGACATCAGCAGCCTTCCCGGCGGAACCAGCTATGCCGTCGTCGGCGGCCTTGGCCAGGCCGGCACCGTGATCAACACCTCGGTCGGCCCGAACGCCGTCGGCGACATCAGCAGCTACAGCTTCAATTCGGGAATCTATGGCGGACTGACCGGCGGCAACGCCGCGCTCAACTTCCAGGTCCTGAATTTCGGGCAGAGCTCAGCCGACTACAAGTTCAACGTGAACTTCGCCCAGAACAATACGCTGAACTTCGACGCCAATTCCGCCGACTGGAACGTCGCGGGAGCAGCCGGAGAGGCGCTGTTCGGCTTCGGCACGCTTGGCTGGAGTGCCCAGTGACGTTGACTGCGGGGTGGCTTGTCCACCCCGCTTTTTTTTGGACCCAGGAGAACTCCGATGAAAGCAGTATTGATTGCCTCCGCCGTGTGCGCCGCCTGGTGCGCCGCGCCCGTCGCCGCACAACAGGCCCTGACCGATGCGGCCCAGTCCAATAGTGCCGTCACGGTCGAAGCGATCACCGGCCCTGTGTCCGAAGCCCCCGCCAACGAGCATGTCACCTATAGCGGCCACGAATGGACCACTCCCAGCGCTCAGGGGAGCTATTTCGGGGGCGCCAATCCCTGCCTGATCGGCACGGGTGGCGGCGCCGCCGGCGGCCCCGTCGCCTTCAGCCTCAATCTCGGCAGGAACGACGAAGGCTGCAATCGCCGCTCTGACGCCGCCGCATGGCATGCGATGGGATTCGACAATGTCGCGGTCTCCCGGATGTGCCAGGACATCAAGAGCGCCGACGCCTTCTTCGCGGCGACGGGAAGCATCTGCCCCGGCGCTGATCGCAGCCGCTACCACATGGCGGATGGCAGCACCGCTCCCGTGGCCAGCCTGGTGTCCAACAGCAGGGCCATCGCCGCCAATCCCTATTCGGGTCCGGTCGATTTCTCCAATCCCGCCGTTCAGGCAGCCATCCACCAGGAGGCGATGCGGATGCTGGCAGCCGGCGCCGTGCCCGGATATCCCGCCACGACCACGCCGGTCGACCCGCGCTCGGGAACCCCGCTCCGGCGCTGAGACGCTCGGGCAATGACGAGGACCGGAATCGCAGGCCAGGATTCCGGGCTCCTCCACCCCGAACCGTCGGGGCGTCATCCTTCCTCAGTTTTTCGCTTCAGGTGTCACCAGCAGGCGAATCGCGAACCTGGCGCCGCCCAATGGGCGATTGCCGATCTCGATAAGACCGCCACATACCGTCACGATACGTTCGACGATCGAGAGGCCAAGTCCGGCACTGTCGCTGCGATTGGTGCCTTCCCGTCGATAGCGCCGGCTGTCACCCTGGTCCGTATCCACCGCCAGTCCCGGCCCATCATCCTCCACCACGATGCCGCCATCCGGTTCCACCCTCACGGTGATCGCGCAGCCGGCCGGCGTATGCCGCACGGCGTTGTCGATCAGGTTGGTGAGCGCGATTTGAAGGAGGCCCGGAACGCCCTGCACGAAAGGCGCGCCCGATGCAGGCTCGACAAAGGCAATGACATGGTCGGCCCGGAAGACCAGCGGCGCCATCAGGCCGACGATATCGCGCACCAGCACGCAGGCGTCGATCGACTCGATTTCGGGATAGTGGCGATCGATCGCCGCAAGTTCCATCAATTGCCTGACCACATGGTTGGCGCGCTCCACCGCACGCAGGATCAGGTCGCGTTCGGGTGACGGATCGAGCGCCTCCGTCCGCAGCGAGATCAGCGCCAGCGGCGTTCGCAGCTCATGGGCGACATTGCCCACGAACTCGCCTTGATATCGATAGCCCGCCTGCAAGCGGTCGAGCACCCGGTTGATCGCGCTGGCAAGCGGGGCAGCTTCGGTCGGAAGATCGTCGGGCGGAAGACGAACGTCGATGCGATGCGTGCTGATCGCGTCCACCTGCGCCGCGGTTCGGCGAAACTTGTCCGTGACCTGCCGCACGACGAAAAGCCCGACCAGCAGCGACGCGAGCAGCGATGCCGGAACGATCCAGACGAAGCGCGAGAGAAACGAGGTCACGACATCGTCGACGATTTCCTCGGGGACGGTCCTGTCCTGAACCATCACGATCCACTGCGGCGCCGTCCCGGCGCGGGCAAGCGGCAGGCTGAGCACATCATATCGACCATGCCGCAAGAAAATCGGAACCGGGCCACGCGGCACACCCGAAAGCGGGATCGGCATCGCATCGCCCCCCCGCCGCACAATGGTGCCACTGGCATCATAGACCACGAAACGCCGGCCCGACCGTCCAGTGCCACCGTGGAGAAAAGTCGTGTCGTCGGGGGCCTCGCCGAGTTCCTCTGGTCCTGGCGGGTTGCCGGCCGCGATCGCGCGCGCATCGCGGGCAAGCTCTGCCGAGATCAGCCGGTCAGCGGTCGAACTGAGGAAATAGACCAGCAGGATCGGCAATATCGTGGCTGTCGCGACCATCAGGATGACCTGCGACAGCATCAATTGCCCGAACAGGGATCGGGGCACCCCGGGCTTCAAGGCGCGGACAGAATATAGCCGATCCCGCGCACCGTCTGCAGCGTGGTCGCCGCGTCGACATCCTCCAGCTTCCGCCTGATACGGTGGACATAGACCTCGACCGCATTCGACCCGAGCGCATAGCCGGATCCGAACAGCTGGTCCTCGATCATGCGCTTGGACAGGACATGGCCCGACCGGCGCATCAGCAATTCAAGCAGTTCGACCTCGCGGATCGACAGGTCGACCGCGCCGCCATCGACATGGACCTCGCGCGTCCGCGTATCGAGCGTGAGATTGCCGGCCGTCAGCAAATGGTCGACATAACCGCCCTGCCGCCTGAGCACGGCGCAAAGCCGGGCATGGAGTTCGGGGAACAGGAACGGCTTCACGATATAATCGTCGGCACCGCTCTCAAGCCCCTGCACGCGCTTCTCGCCTTCGCCGCGCGCGGTGAGCACAAGAACCGGCTCGGTATATCGTTGCGCACGCAGGCGCCGCAGGAGACTCAACCCGTCCTCGTCCGGCAGGCCGAGATCGAGGATCACCGCCGCGTAACTGCCCGTCTCGATCAGCAATTGCGCGTCACCCGCGATGCCGGCCACGTCGCAGCGAATGTCCCGCTTGGCGAAGGCCGCAACCAAGGCATCGGCCAGTTCCCTGTCGTCCTCGACGATCAGCAACCGCACGGGAAGCTCTCCTTCGCCACCACCTTGCCGAGCCGGTCCGGCCTATATCTTTCAGCTCGTGAGACCGATCCCACCGCATTGCTGTTTCACGGCCGGAGATCGCCCGTGGAAACTTCGCAACCGAAAGAACCGGTCCGTAATTCCTTCATACCATTCTACGGAGCCAACGATAACCTTTTAAAATGCAGCCCTGATTTCCAAAAGGGGACCGTCGCGACCGCGGCGATTGAAAGGCGCCCATGGAAATCGGTCGTCAGGTACTCACACCACGCCAGAATCTATTCCTAGTATCATATATGATATTATTGCACACAGCTCCGGGCAGGCGCTGCGAAAGCGTCGACCACGGAGAAATGCCTGATGCCTCCCCTGAGAATGCTGCGCGCGCCCGGCCCCATCCTGCTCGCCTTCATGATTGGCACGGCACCCCTTGCCGCCCAGCAGGTTCCCGCGCCGGCCGCCCCTTCCTGGGCCCAGCCGGGATCGGAGACTCACCAGCAGGTTGGCCCGCCCGAGGGATTCAGCCGCCCGACCAGGACCTTCCCCGGCAGGATCGGTATTTTCGAGGGCCAGTCAGACGTGGGCAGCGCCCTCGTGCCCGGCAGCGCCAGCTACGACGCGACGGCCGGCAGCTACACCATCACGTCCGCCGGCTATAACGTCTGGTACACCCGCGACGAGTTCCGCTTCCTGTGGAAGAAGATGGACGGCGACATCAGCCTCGCCGCCGACATCGCCTATCCCGATCCAAAGGGTTTCTTCGATCGCAAGGCGGTGTTCGTCATCCGCCAGGATCTCGACGACAATGCGAAGGAAGCACTGGTCGCGCTGCACGGCGACGGCATGATCCACCTCGCCCAGCGTCCGGCCAAAGGCGCCCGGATCAACGATCTCGAATACCGCATCGGCGGCCGCGGCAGCCGCCCCGGCGGCAAGACGCCCGACGACCTGGTCGTCGTCAACGCAAGGCGCATCGGCATCGAGAAGCGTGGCGACAGCATCGCCCTGTTCGTCAGCCTGGAAGGCGAACCGATGCACCAGTTCGGTCCCCCGATCAGGCTTGCGTTCGACGGCCCCTTCTATGTCGGCATCGGCTTCTGCTCGCATCTGCCCACCACGGCCGACACGGCGGTGGTTTCGAATGTGGTGCTGGAGAACGGCGCCGGGAAGATTCGGTAGCGCCGCAATCTGGGCCTCCCCGCCTAGCGTCCTGCAATCAAACTCACTATCCCCACGAAAATCAGGGCGGGGGCCAAGCATGATTGTCGGGATTGATCTGGGAACGACCAACAGTGCTGTCGGCATCTGGCGTGACGGCAAGGCCGAGTTGATTCCCAACGCGCTCGGCGATCTGCTCACCCCTTCCGCAGTCAGCATCGGCGACAATGGCGATCTGATCGTCGGCCTCGCGGCACGCGACCGGCAATCGACTCATCCCAAGCTGACCGCCAGCGCTTTCAAGCGCTGGATGGGCACGAAGCAGACGATCACCCTGGGCAAACGCACCTTCACCGCGGAGGATCTGTCCGCCTTGGTCCTCGCCAGTCTGAAGGCGGATGCCGAAGCGTTTCTGGGGGAGGCAGTCACAACCGCCATCATCACCGTCCCGGCCTACTTCAACGACCGGCAGCGTAAGGCGACACGGCGAGCAGGCGAGTTGGCAGGCCTTACAGTCGAGCGATTGGTCAACGAACCCACCGCCGCCGCCCTAGCTTATGGCATTCAGACACGGGAGGAGCGCGAGCCTTTTCTCGTCTTCGATCTGGGTGGCGGGACCTTCGACGTCTCCGTCGTCGAGATGTTCGATGGAGTGATTGAGGTCCGCGCCTCGGCCGGCGACAATCGGCTGGGCGGTGAGGATTTCAACGAGACGATCGTGGAGATCGCCCGGCCTCGCATCGACTTGGAGGATCGGCTGGCAAAAGCCGATCCGCTAAGTCTGCGCGAACTGCTGCGCGCCGCAGCCGAGCGGTGCCGCCGCACACTGAGTGACGCGGAGTCCGCCCCCTTCACCATCACCTGGAACGAACAGCGGTTCGAGACGGTGATCACCGCAAACGAGTTCGAGACCCAAGCCGCACCGCTGCTCTCGCGCCTCCGTGATCCAGTACTGCGATCGCTGCGCGACAGTGACATCCGCGTAGAATCGCTCAGTTCTGTGGTGCTGGTCGGCGGTGGCACGCGCATGCCGATTGTCCGCCGCACGATCACGCGGATGTTCAGCCGTTTCCCCGACACGACCGTCCATCCCGATCACGCCGTGGCGCTGGGGGCAGCAGTTCAGGCCGGGCTGAAGGCCCGAGACGCCGCGCTGGACGAGATCAGGCTGACCGATGTGTGCCCCCTCACGCTCGGTGTCGATCATAGCGTGATTGACGCGCGTGGCTCGCGACGCGAGGGCATCTTCTCCCCGATCATCGAGCGCAACACGCCGATCCCGGCAAGCCGGGTCAAATATTACACGACCGTTTCCGATTATCAGAAGGTTGTCGAGTTCGGAGTCTATCAGGGCGAAGCGCTCGAGGTCCGCGGCAATGTGAAACTGGGGTCGCTCCATGTGCCGGTGCCACCGCTGCCCGCCGGGCATGTGCAGGTCGAATGCCGGTTCAGCTACGATACCAGTGGCTTGCTCGAGGTGGATGTGCACGTCCCCCAGTCAGGACTGGACCGGAATCTCGTCCTGTTCGAGGAGGACGACTCGCCCGATCAACGGCAGATCGCGGAACGCCGGGCGGTGCTGGCCGAATTGAAACGCCATCCGCGCGAGGACAGCGCAAATATGGCGGCGCTGGCTCGCGCGGCTCGCTGCTACGAGAGCTTTATCGGCGATCAACGCGACCAGATCGGTCACTGGATCATCACGTTCGAGGGTGCGCTTGACCGCCAGGAACCCCATGGGATCACGCGCGCACGCGAAGAACTAACCGCCGCGCTGAACGAGCTGGAGGGCGAGCGTTACCTATGAGCGCGCTGCGTGCCGCATGGCGGCAACTCGGCATCGCGCCGACAAAGGATAGCTCCGCCATCCGCTCCGCCTATGCGGCAGCGCTGAAGAGCATTGATCCAGATACCGATCCAACAACGTTCCAGGCCTTGCGTCAGGCCCGCGAACAAGCGCTGGCATATGCCCGCAACAGCGACGATCGGCTAGCGGTGGCGCCGGAAACGCTCCATTCTCACATCGAGATTCCGCTGACGCCCTGGTCCCCGGATCCAATCGCTGCCCCGGACCTTCCGAACGGCACCATGCCTGGCAATCTCAGCGCTATCGTTCCATCGGTCGAAGGCGATTTTCTGTCGTTTGCCCGGCCAGCACCAATCGATGGCGTAGGGCAACTGCTACCGACGGCTCATGCCAAC
This window encodes:
- a CDS encoding HAMP domain-containing sensor histidine kinase; the protein is MPRSLFGQLMLSQVILMVATATILPILLVYFLSSTADRLISAELARDARAIAAGNPPGPEELGEAPDDTTFLHGGTGRSGRRFVVYDASGTIVRRGGDAMPIPLSGVPRGPVPIFLRHGRYDVLSLPLARAGTAPQWIVMVQDRTVPEEIVDDVVTSFLSRFVWIVPASLLASLLVGLFVVRQVTDKFRRTAAQVDAISTHRIDVRLPPDDLPTEAAPLASAINRVLDRLQAGYRYQGEFVGNVAHELRTPLALISLRTEALDPSPERDLILRAVERANHVVRQLMELAAIDRHYPEIESIDACVLVRDIVGLMAPLVFRADHVIAFVEPASGAPFVQGVPGLLQIALTNLIDNAVRHTPAGCAITVRVEPDGGIVVEDDGPGLAVDTDQGDSRRYRREGTNRSDSAGLGLSIVERIVTVCGGLIEIGNRPLGGARFAIRLLVTPEAKN
- a CDS encoding sensor histidine kinase; amino-acid sequence: MKQVIRWGARAAFATLIVSLVCVCSALAAPTSPAPALAFLCFAFAVLAVLGGRGAVLVGVAVGALELALLLPGEGFAISRPEDALGVIGTIGAGLTIAWQTGRADSWITELDRESRQARTDRDRISAFFDEISHRVANDLAMLVSLASIRSREAIEPETRAALGDLSSRMIVLGRVYRRLRVRAVDRQEMNARGFLEELCAELQQATLGLRPIALRLEIDPITLPLGQMVIVGLIVNELMTNVYKHAFPDDRHGEICVALRRHKFRPGMLELLVTDNGVGFVQHSRDQAQLGKRLLASLAAQIRGDLSYARMNGLTMARLDFPMHGASPGPDDKVPDDPIHADRPAHDGELGVPPSLHRVQASTT
- a CDS encoding molecular chaperone HscC; this encodes MIVGIDLGTTNSAVGIWRDGKAELIPNALGDLLTPSAVSIGDNGDLIVGLAARDRQSTHPKLTASAFKRWMGTKQTITLGKRTFTAEDLSALVLASLKADAEAFLGEAVTTAIITVPAYFNDRQRKATRRAGELAGLTVERLVNEPTAAALAYGIQTREEREPFLVFDLGGGTFDVSVVEMFDGVIEVRASAGDNRLGGEDFNETIVEIARPRIDLEDRLAKADPLSLRELLRAAAERCRRTLSDAESAPFTITWNEQRFETVITANEFETQAAPLLSRLRDPVLRSLRDSDIRVESLSSVVLVGGGTRMPIVRRTITRMFSRFPDTTVHPDHAVALGAAVQAGLKARDAALDEIRLTDVCPLTLGVDHSVIDARGSRREGIFSPIIERNTPIPASRVKYYTTVSDYQKVVEFGVYQGEALEVRGNVKLGSLHVPVPPLPAGHVQVECRFSYDTSGLLEVDVHVPQSGLDRNLVLFEEDDSPDQRQIAERRAVLAELKRHPREDSANMAALARAARCYESFIGDQRDQIGHWIITFEGALDRQEPHGITRAREELTAALNELEGERYL
- a CDS encoding response regulator transcription factor, whose amino-acid sequence is MRLLIVEDDRELADALVAAFAKRDIRCDVAGIAGDAQLLIETGSYAAVILDLGLPDEDGLSLLRRLRAQRYTEPVLVLTARGEGEKRVQGLESGADDYIVKPFLFPELHARLCAVLRRQGGYVDHLLTAGNLTLDTRTREVHVDGGAVDLSIREVELLELLMRRSGHVLSKRMIEDQLFGSGYALGSNAVEVYVHRIRRKLEDVDAATTLQTVRGIGYILSAP